Proteins from one Deinococcus radiopugnans ATCC 19172 genomic window:
- a CDS encoding YlxR family protein yields the protein MTAASPTPSRHVPERTCVACRRKRPQQDFLRVTRVDGRWAVRAGNRVGRGAYVCADTPECWQEKRLRRGFRAQAAEIAEQLLHHRKEPKQNHSAPSARVSPEVSHV from the coding sequence TTGACCGCCGCTTCCCCCACCCCCAGCCGGCACGTGCCCGAGCGCACCTGCGTGGCCTGCCGCCGCAAACGCCCCCAGCAGGACTTCCTGCGGGTCACGCGGGTGGACGGCCGGTGGGCCGTGCGGGCCGGAAACAGAGTGGGGCGGGGCGCGTACGTCTGTGCCGACACCCCTGAATGCTGGCAGGAAAAGCGGCTGCGGCGGGGCTTCCGTGCCCAGGCCGCCGAGATCGCGGAGCAACTTCTGCACCATCGAAAAGAACCGAAACAGAACCATTCCGCGCCGTCCGCGCGGGTCTCACCGGAGGTGAGTCATGTCTAA
- the nusA gene encoding transcription termination factor NusA has product MTQPEFNFADALREVAQARNINELALIQAFEESLAQAYTRNVEPDKRIEVHLDPVSGELEVLVVREVVEVIEDEHLQISLADALELDPGVELGMEMEFPVDREKFSRIALQAAKQTLTQKMRETERNVVFNEYKDREGQVLTAQVVRSDNKGNWFVELGAGEAILPPREQIPGEKLTPGNRVKIYLKEVRKTPKGPTILASRADERLLDYLLRQEIPEVANGIVEIKAISREAGQRSKVAVFSHNSNVDPIGACIGHRGNRIQAVTGELGRERVDVILWDANLRDFIRNALSPAKVGLIEVLPDRQEATVTVTPDQLSLAIGKGGQNVRLAAKLTGFKIDLRETAAISDLDAAMQQALQDEQEGREADVAQSAFDALFKDSKSVATASPEDIGEQ; this is encoded by the coding sequence ATGACCCAACCCGAATTCAATTTTGCCGACGCACTGCGCGAAGTGGCGCAGGCCCGCAACATCAACGAACTGGCGCTGATCCAGGCCTTCGAGGAGTCGCTGGCCCAGGCCTACACCCGCAACGTGGAGCCGGACAAGCGCATTGAGGTTCACCTGGACCCGGTCAGCGGCGAGCTGGAAGTGCTGGTGGTGCGCGAGGTGGTGGAGGTCATTGAGGACGAGCACCTCCAGATCTCGCTGGCCGACGCGCTGGAGCTGGACCCCGGCGTGGAACTGGGCATGGAGATGGAATTCCCGGTGGACCGCGAGAAGTTCTCGCGCATTGCCCTGCAGGCCGCCAAGCAGACCCTGACGCAGAAGATGCGCGAGACCGAGCGCAACGTGGTCTTCAACGAGTACAAGGACCGCGAGGGCCAGGTGCTGACCGCCCAGGTGGTCCGCAGCGACAACAAGGGCAACTGGTTTGTGGAACTGGGCGCGGGCGAGGCAATTCTGCCGCCCCGCGAGCAGATTCCCGGCGAGAAGCTGACCCCCGGCAACCGCGTCAAGATCTACCTCAAGGAGGTCCGCAAGACCCCCAAGGGGCCGACGATCCTGGCGAGCCGCGCCGACGAGCGGTTGCTGGACTACCTCCTCAGGCAAGAAATTCCCGAAGTCGCCAACGGCATCGTGGAGATCAAGGCGATCTCGCGCGAGGCCGGGCAGCGCAGCAAGGTGGCGGTCTTCTCCCACAACTCCAACGTGGACCCGATCGGCGCGTGCATCGGCCACCGGGGCAACCGCATCCAGGCCGTGACCGGCGAACTGGGCCGCGAGCGCGTGGACGTGATTCTGTGGGACGCCAACCTGCGCGACTTCATCCGCAACGCGCTGTCTCCGGCCAAGGTGGGATTGATCGAGGTCCTGCCCGACCGCCAGGAAGCCACCGTGACCGTCACGCCCGATCAGCTGTCTCTCGCCATCGGCAAGGGCGGACAGAACGTGCGGCTGGCGGCCAAGCTGACCGGCTTCAAGATCGACCTGCGCGAGACCGCCGCCATCAGCGACCTCGACGCCGCCATGCAGCAGGCGCTGCAGGACGAGCAGGAAGGCCGCGAGGCCGACGTCGCGCAGTCCGCCTTCGACGCGCTGTTCAAGGACAGCAAGTCGGTGGCCACCGCCAGTCCGGAAGACATCGGGGAGCAGTAA
- the rimP gene encoding ribosome maturation factor RimP, producing MNNNATDNSDGQTANNSGGQTDGQIARLQAIAQAGVEPLGFEVLEVQLQHAGGELIVLVRIDRLDEQPVTMADITGASRAAEAEFDRLDPIAGEYRLEFESPGAKRPLLRARHFERMVGLKTRVRGDGQAFTAPIKAVNGDDVTFDVNGEDVTLKAGTFTANLAEFPDRHR from the coding sequence ATGAATAACAACGCAACCGACAACTCAGACGGCCAGACGGCCAACAATTCAGGTGGGCAGACAGACGGGCAGATCGCCCGGCTTCAGGCCATCGCGCAGGCAGGAGTAGAGCCGCTGGGCTTTGAGGTCCTGGAAGTTCAGTTGCAGCATGCGGGCGGAGAATTGATTGTGCTGGTGCGGATCGACCGCCTGGACGAACAGCCCGTCACGATGGCCGACATCACGGGGGCCAGCCGCGCCGCCGAGGCGGAGTTTGACCGCCTGGATCCGATTGCCGGGGAGTACCGCCTGGAATTCGAGTCGCCGGGAGCCAAGCGTCCGCTGCTGCGCGCCCGGCATTTCGAGCGCATGGTGGGCCTCAAGACCCGGGTGCGCGGCGACGGACAGGCGTTCACCGCCCCGATCAAGGCCGTGAACGGCGACGACGTGACCTTCGACGTGAACGGCGAAGACGTGACGCTCAAAGCCGGGACGTTCACCGCCAATCTGGCCGAGTTCCCGGACCGGCACCGCTGA
- a CDS encoding septum site-determining protein MinC, whose protein sequence is MKLRGTLGGLNLLLEPGDTAESVSRGLVMPNLAGSSVTIEIHGDADMGALERALEIIRAAGGQPGRLRAPRVTVASPAQAAPEAHPIDSARTVIVPHTIRAGSRSEYRGSVIVLGDVNPSAEVIAGGDVIVIGALRGLAHAGQGGYSDAIVWARPIASPQIRIGDAVARAPEGSSLSNMRVRGGEPVAELARLQDGIIVIDAQK, encoded by the coding sequence ATGAAGTTACGCGGCACGCTGGGCGGTCTGAATCTGTTGCTGGAGCCTGGGGACACCGCCGAGAGCGTGTCGCGCGGGCTGGTGATGCCCAACCTGGCGGGCAGCAGCGTGACCATTGAGATTCATGGCGACGCCGACATGGGCGCGCTGGAACGGGCGCTGGAGATCATCCGCGCCGCCGGGGGCCAGCCGGGGCGCCTGCGTGCGCCGCGCGTGACCGTGGCCTCGCCGGCCCAGGCCGCGCCTGAAGCCCACCCCATCGACAGCGCCCGCACCGTGATCGTGCCGCACACCATCCGGGCCGGATCGCGCAGCGAGTACCGGGGCAGCGTGATCGTGCTGGGCGACGTGAACCCCAGCGCCGAGGTCATCGCGGGCGGGGACGTGATCGTGATTGGCGCGTTGCGCGGCCTGGCCCACGCCGGGCAGGGCGGCTACAGCGACGCCATCGTGTGGGCGCGGCCCATCGCCAGCCCCCAGATCCGCATCGGCGACGCCGTGGCCCGCGCCCCCGAAGGCAGCAGCCTGAGCAACATGCGCGTGCGGGGCGGCGAGCCGGTGGCTGAACTCGCACGGTTGCAAGACGGCATCATCGTGATCGACGCGCAGAAATAA
- a CDS encoding ABC transporter ATP-binding protein has translation MSAPIPPETESAALELRDLHKSFGGKAAVSGLNLRVRPGELYALLGPNGAGKTTTIRIVAGLTKPDSGEAFIYGHSVQHAAQAAKQVLAYLPDDPLLYGKLSAPEYLEFVAGLWGMDAAQAAPEAERLLKWLNLWDHRQERVEGFSRGMKQKLAMAGALIHRPRLLLLDEPLTGLDAAASRQVKDALRQYVDDGGAVVLTTHILEVAERMAERIGIIAGGTLIAEGTPEELLARTGTATLEDAFLSLTGLDAPQAEVVAGL, from the coding sequence ATGTCCGCGCCCATCCCGCCCGAAACTGAAAGTGCCGCCCTGGAGTTGCGTGACCTGCACAAATCGTTCGGGGGCAAGGCGGCCGTCTCTGGCCTGAACCTGCGCGTGCGCCCTGGTGAACTGTACGCGCTGCTGGGGCCGAACGGGGCGGGGAAGACCACCACCATCCGCATCGTCGCGGGCCTGACGAAGCCCGACAGCGGCGAGGCGTTCATCTACGGCCACAGCGTCCAGCACGCGGCCCAGGCGGCCAAGCAGGTGCTGGCCTACCTGCCCGACGATCCGCTGCTGTACGGCAAGCTGAGTGCGCCGGAATACCTGGAGTTCGTGGCCGGGCTGTGGGGCATGGACGCCGCGCAGGCCGCGCCGGAGGCCGAACGCCTGCTGAAATGGCTGAACCTGTGGGACCACCGCCAGGAGCGGGTGGAGGGCTTCTCGCGCGGCATGAAGCAGAAACTGGCGATGGCCGGGGCGCTGATCCACCGCCCGCGCCTGCTGCTGCTGGACGAGCCGCTGACCGGGCTGGACGCGGCGGCCTCGCGGCAGGTCAAGGACGCGCTGCGCCAGTACGTCGATGACGGCGGCGCGGTGGTCCTGACCACCCACATTCTGGAGGTGGCCGAACGCATGGCCGAACGCATCGGCATCATCGCGGGCGGCACGCTGATCGCCGAGGGCACGCCGGAGGAGTTGCTGGCCCGCACCGGCACCGCGACGCTGGAAGACGCCTTCCTGTCACTGACTGGCCTGGACGCCCCGCAAGCTGAGGTGGTGGCCGGACTGTGA
- a CDS encoding HpcH/HpaI aldolase/citrate lyase family protein, whose translation MAASLLRPRSVLFAPGNRADLIAKLPRSAPDAVVIDLEDAIPGTAEAKAAARPVARDAARDLIAAAPHLAVFLRVNAPHSPYFADDLAVLTPELAGVVVPKLESAADVQRVAKALEAHHLNLPLLAGLETGAGVWNALEILREETVTLAYFGAEDYTTDLGGRRTAGGLEVLYARSKVALAARLAGVAALDIVVTALNDEAAFRTDAEQGRALGYAGKLCIHPAQVALAHDIFGATPAEAARARALLDAAHAAAERGHGAFSFEGQMVDEPMLSAARAVLAALPEADHE comes from the coding sequence ATGGCCGCCTCCCTGCTGCGCCCGCGTTCCGTGCTGTTCGCTCCCGGCAACCGCGCCGATCTGATCGCCAAGCTGCCGCGCAGCGCCCCCGACGCGGTGGTGATTGATCTGGAGGACGCCATTCCCGGCACCGCCGAGGCCAAAGCCGCCGCCCGCCCGGTGGCCCGCGACGCCGCCCGTGACCTGATCGCCGCCGCGCCGCATCTGGCCGTCTTTCTGCGCGTCAACGCTCCACACTCGCCGTATTTCGCCGACGATCTGGCCGTGCTGACTCCGGAACTGGCCGGCGTGGTGGTGCCCAAGCTGGAATCGGCTGCAGATGTTCAACGGGTGGCGAAGGCGCTCGAAGCGCACCACCTCAACTTGCCCCTCCTGGCCGGACTGGAAACCGGGGCGGGCGTCTGGAACGCGCTGGAGATTCTGCGTGAGGAGACTGTGACGCTGGCCTACTTCGGCGCGGAGGACTACACCACCGATCTGGGCGGACGGCGAACCGCTGGCGGGCTGGAAGTCCTATACGCCCGCTCAAAGGTGGCCCTGGCCGCGCGGCTGGCCGGGGTGGCGGCGCTGGACATCGTGGTGACGGCGCTGAACGACGAGGCCGCCTTCCGCACCGATGCCGAACAGGGCCGCGCGCTGGGCTACGCGGGTAAGCTGTGCATCCACCCCGCGCAGGTGGCGCTGGCCCACGATATTTTCGGCGCCACGCCCGCCGAGGCGGCCCGTGCCCGCGCCCTGCTGGACGCCGCCCATGCGGCCGCCGAACGCGGCCACGGAGCCTTCAGTTTCGAGGGCCAGATGGTGGACGAACCCATGTTGAGTGCCGCCCGCGCCGTGCTGGCCGCCCTTCCGGAGGCTGACCATGAATGA
- a CDS encoding MaoC family dehydratase, with product MNEDLNRPQGRYFEELTPGTVIRHRVTRTLTEADNVLFTTLTMNPQPLHLDHEYAAQTEFGQPLVNSLLTLSLLVGLSVHELTLGTLVANLGLTDVVFPKPVFHGDTIRAESEVLTARDSRSRPTQGLVTVEHRALNQRGEVVAQCKRTMLMQRRAAPGEG from the coding sequence ATGAATGAAGACTTAAACCGCCCCCAGGGCCGCTATTTCGAGGAACTCACGCCCGGCACCGTGATCCGCCACCGCGTCACCCGCACGCTGACCGAGGCCGACAACGTGCTGTTCACCACCCTGACCATGAACCCGCAGCCGCTGCATCTGGATCACGAGTACGCCGCGCAGACCGAGTTCGGGCAGCCGCTGGTCAACAGCCTGCTGACCCTCAGCCTGCTGGTGGGCCTGAGCGTCCACGAGCTGACGCTGGGCACGCTGGTGGCGAACCTGGGCCTGACCGACGTGGTGTTCCCGAAGCCCGTCTTTCACGGCGACACCATCCGCGCCGAGTCCGAGGTGCTGACGGCCCGTGACAGCCGATCTCGCCCCACGCAGGGGCTGGTGACCGTCGAACACCGCGCCCTCAACCAGCGCGGCGAGGTGGTGGCGCAGTGCAAACGCACCATGCTGATGCAGCGGCGGGCTGCGCCGGGCGAGGGCTAA
- a CDS encoding TetR/AcrR family transcriptional regulator, producing MTSHPSRPLRARSLAEKRQRRADILRAAEDLWAATSYADLSMNQVAGAARLAKGTLYLYFDTKEELFLALVDAHLDAWIDRAAALLEERRPRTPAQVADVLLEAGQEATALRRLLVLFGTVLERRVRPQLLQEFRQRLGRRLEGLLALMPLERELAQRALSHLYALSVGWQHLSEQPDIWEASSAVPLPAAGGLDALDRPQDRLGLNAEEYRLAVRAVFERLTRVPQPV from the coding sequence ATGACCAGTCACCCATCACGCCCCCTGCGCGCACGCAGCCTGGCTGAAAAAAGGCAGCGTCGGGCCGACATTCTTCGCGCCGCCGAAGACCTGTGGGCCGCCACCTCCTACGCAGACCTGAGCATGAACCAGGTGGCCGGTGCGGCCCGGCTGGCCAAGGGCACGCTGTACCTGTATTTCGACACCAAGGAAGAACTGTTTCTGGCACTGGTAGATGCCCATCTGGACGCGTGGATTGACCGTGCCGCCGCATTGTTGGAAGAACGTCGCCCGCGCACGCCGGCACAGGTGGCCGACGTGCTGCTGGAGGCCGGACAGGAGGCCACAGCGCTGCGCCGGCTGCTGGTGCTGTTTGGGACGGTGCTGGAACGCCGGGTTCGGCCCCAACTGCTTCAGGAGTTTCGACAGAGATTGGGCCGGCGCCTGGAAGGTCTGCTGGCGCTGATGCCCCTGGAGCGGGAGCTGGCCCAGCGGGCACTGAGCCACCTGTACGCCCTGTCCGTCGGCTGGCAGCACCTGTCCGAGCAGCCGGACATCTGGGAAGCCTCGTCGGCGGTCCCGCTTCCCGCCGCAGGGGGCCTGGACGCGCTTGACCGCCCACAGGACCGCCTGGGGCTGAACGCTGAGGAGTATCGTCTGGCCGTCAGGGCGGTGTTCGAGCGCCTGACCCGCGTGCCCCAGCCGGTCTGA
- a CDS encoding DUF402 domain-containing protein: MLVDAHPVKVERHDTAQYCHHTNTGQRRVKTYRETSAGLYVARDFVGHPRIRHWQAHLLPDLNLVVCHYGFHGHREHDFYIDVAQVSQDGPVWTVRDLYLDIVLHDGLGAEIADTDELLAAWEVGFLNAEELHQAIEVAHHTVSGLARARYSLNHWLTGQELRLEWQGDPQRADTAQMNLA; encoded by the coding sequence ATGCTTGTTGACGCGCATCCGGTGAAGGTGGAACGGCACGACACGGCACAGTACTGTCACCACACCAATACCGGCCAGCGCCGCGTGAAGACTTACCGGGAAACATCTGCGGGCCTGTACGTGGCCCGCGATTTTGTGGGGCATCCGCGCATTCGCCACTGGCAGGCCCACCTGCTGCCTGACCTGAACCTGGTGGTGTGCCACTACGGGTTTCACGGGCACCGCGAACATGATTTTTACATTGACGTGGCCCAGGTCAGTCAGGACGGGCCGGTCTGGACGGTACGCGACCTGTACCTGGACATTGTGCTGCACGACGGTCTGGGCGCGGAAATCGCCGATACCGACGAACTGCTGGCTGCCTGGGAAGTGGGTTTCCTGAACGCCGAGGAACTGCATCAGGCCATCGAGGTGGCGCACCATACCGTCTCGGGGCTGGCGCGCGCCCGCTATTCCCTGAACCACTGGCTGACCGGGCAGGAGCTGAGGCTGGAGTGGCAGGGCGATCCCCAGCGGGCCGACACGGCCCAGATGAATCTGGCCTAG
- a CDS encoding U32 family peptidase, which produces MLRPRIKPEVMSPVGGFPQLKAAVEAGADAVFFGVNPARGAGRADGAGFHARAKVGFDAEALPEIMRGLHARGVQGFVTFNVLVFDRELRDAERQLMALAEAGVDALIVQDHGVARLAHEICPDLPIHGSTQMSITSAEGAEHARRFGASRVVLGRELSLKDIERIAGQTDVELETFVHGALCVSYSGQCFSSEAWGGRSANRGQCAQACRLPYDLLVDGEERDLGDARYLLSPGDLYALHQVPELVRIGVNCLKIEGRYKDAEFVALTTAAYRQAVDEAWAGLPLSITPQQEQDLEQVYSRGLAPHFMAGTNHQTVVRGRAPRHRGVRVGTVRGVTERGVLAELAEPLKPGDGLVFDPANWRAPEGREEGGFLYGLWQDGQQTEDVRAGGVYELRFGRGAVDGSRVRPGDPVWRTHDPSLNARVKPLIEAGDPVYTRPIRAGFVGHVGQPPQLTLTDEAGHRFTARLPEPLSPARNRALDEAGLWEQLGKLGGTGYHLAGLNADLRGEGFLPVSALNGLRREAVEGLTALRAAAPVRRIEGRLSESLGAPTAPQPQSASPRLHVLVRTPKQLDAALAEAPESITLDYLELYGLKPSVERVKAAGIAVRVASPRILKPTEQNLQKFLLSLDAGILVRSGGLLEGLQGSEAALTGDFSLNAANVLTARALLELGLERLTPTHDLNAQQITELAGLVGPERLEVIAYGHLPVFHTEHCVFCRFLSDGTDYTNCGHPCESHRVALRDERGRTHPVMADVGCRNTVFEGRPQVAAAHLSQWLAAGLRDLRLEFVHESPDGVREVIRAHRAFLNGEMSVSGLEAALSGLSDGGTTEGSLFVPHDFGLLDALPVV; this is translated from the coding sequence ATGTTGCGTCCCCGTATCAAGCCTGAAGTGATGAGTCCAGTGGGAGGCTTTCCCCAGCTGAAGGCAGCGGTGGAGGCCGGGGCCGACGCGGTGTTCTTCGGCGTCAACCCGGCCAGAGGCGCCGGAAGGGCGGACGGCGCGGGCTTCCACGCGCGGGCCAAGGTGGGTTTTGACGCCGAGGCCCTGCCCGAGATCATGCGCGGCCTGCACGCGCGCGGGGTGCAGGGCTTCGTCACCTTCAACGTGCTGGTCTTTGACCGCGAGCTGCGCGACGCCGAACGTCAGCTGATGGCGCTGGCCGAGGCCGGGGTGGACGCCCTGATCGTGCAGGATCACGGCGTCGCCCGCCTCGCCCACGAAATCTGCCCCGATCTGCCCATTCACGGCAGCACGCAGATGAGCATCACCAGCGCCGAGGGCGCCGAACATGCCCGCCGCTTCGGAGCCAGCCGGGTGGTGCTGGGCCGCGAGCTGAGCCTCAAGGACATCGAGCGCATCGCCGGCCAGACCGACGTGGAGCTGGAAACCTTCGTCCACGGTGCGTTGTGCGTCTCCTACTCCGGCCAGTGCTTTTCCTCCGAGGCTTGGGGAGGCCGCAGCGCCAACCGGGGCCAGTGCGCCCAGGCTTGCCGCCTGCCGTATGACCTGCTGGTGGACGGTGAAGAGCGTGATCTGGGGGACGCCCGCTACCTGCTGTCGCCGGGTGACCTGTACGCCCTGCATCAGGTGCCGGAACTGGTGCGGATCGGCGTGAACTGCCTGAAGATCGAGGGCCGCTACAAGGACGCCGAGTTTGTGGCCCTGACCACCGCCGCCTACCGTCAGGCCGTGGACGAGGCGTGGGCGGGCCTGCCGCTGAGCATCACGCCGCAGCAGGAGCAGGATCTGGAACAGGTCTATTCGCGCGGGCTGGCCCCGCACTTCATGGCCGGCACCAACCACCAGACCGTGGTGCGCGGGCGGGCACCCAGACACCGGGGCGTGCGGGTGGGCACGGTGCGCGGCGTCACCGAACGCGGCGTGCTGGCCGAACTGGCCGAGCCGCTGAAGCCCGGCGACGGTCTGGTCTTCGATCCGGCCAACTGGCGTGCCCCGGAGGGCCGCGAGGAGGGCGGGTTCCTGTACGGGCTGTGGCAGGACGGTCAGCAGACGGAGGACGTGCGCGCCGGCGGCGTCTACGAGCTGCGGTTCGGGCGCGGCGCGGTGGACGGCTCGCGCGTGCGCCCCGGCGATCCGGTGTGGCGCACCCATGACCCCAGCCTGAACGCCCGCGTTAAACCACTGATCGAGGCGGGCGATCCGGTGTACACCCGCCCCATCCGCGCCGGGTTCGTGGGCCATGTCGGGCAGCCGCCCCAGCTGACCCTGACCGACGAGGCGGGCCACCGCTTCACCGCCCGCCTGCCGGAGCCGCTGTCTCCTGCCCGCAACCGCGCGCTGGACGAGGCGGGCCTATGGGAACAGCTGGGCAAGCTGGGCGGCACGGGCTACCACCTGGCCGGGCTGAACGCGGACTTGCGCGGCGAGGGCTTCCTGCCGGTCAGCGCCCTGAACGGCTTGCGGCGCGAGGCGGTGGAGGGATTGACGGCGCTTCGGGCGGCGGCCCCGGTGCGGCGAATCGAGGGCCGCCTGAGCGAGTCCCTGGGCGCACCCACCGCGCCTCAGCCGCAGTCGGCCAGTCCGCGCCTGCACGTCCTCGTCCGCACCCCCAAGCAACTGGACGCGGCCCTGGCCGAAGCGCCGGAGTCCATCACCCTGGATTACCTGGAACTGTACGGCCTGAAGCCCAGCGTGGAACGCGTGAAAGCCGCCGGAATCGCGGTGCGGGTGGCGAGTCCGCGCATCCTCAAACCCACCGAGCAGAACCTGCAGAAGTTCCTGCTGTCGCTGGACGCCGGGATTCTGGTGCGCAGCGGCGGCCTGCTGGAAGGCTTGCAGGGTTCGGAGGCGGCGCTGACGGGCGACTTCTCCCTGAACGCCGCCAATGTCCTGACCGCCCGCGCCCTGCTGGAACTGGGCCTGGAACGGCTGACGCCCACCCACGATCTGAACGCGCAGCAGATCACCGAGCTGGCCGGGCTGGTGGGGCCGGAACGGCTGGAGGTCATCGCCTACGGGCACCTGCCGGTCTTTCACACCGAGCACTGCGTCTTCTGCCGCTTCCTGTCGGACGGTACCGATTACACCAACTGCGGCCACCCCTGCGAGTCGCACCGCGTCGCCCTGCGCGACGAACGTGGGCGCACGCATCCGGTGATGGCCGATGTGGGCTGCCGCAACACCGTGTTCGAGGGCCGTCCGCAGGTGGCCGCCGCGCACCTGAGCCAGTGGCTAGCAGCAGGCCTGCGTGACCTGCGCCTGGAATTTGTCCACGAATCGCCGGATGGGGTGCGCGAGGTCATCCGCGCCCACCGCGCCTTCCTGAACGGCGAGATGAGCGTTTCCGGACTGGAGGCGGCCCTGTCCGGCCTCAGCGATGGCGGCACCACCGAGGGCAGCCTGTTCGTGCCGCACGACTTCGGGCTGTTAGACGCGCTGCCCGTCGTGTAA
- a CDS encoding GGDEF domain-containing protein, translating to MGLPDGQQDPNTLPATMHNRAEWSALQAGSDTIRRRIYLLVLAIVMVTLATSVATRQPSGIPEFFVQVLIPPLLVLFGGLMAWLLLGRPLRTAETVMVWVAGLASLANVTAFSVGQQPATYYLNSGPYLSVLVAFTFLLLVHTRPRAGQLALGLLAVSLALPWMFRGGSPVLSESLALLRLQMNITATALMIYLLSWYRTQHLSSLQRQQLLAALAYSDPLTGLPNRRGLMLEAAGDRWPGGQPNALLLVDVDHFKVINDRHGHAVGDAVLVTAAGLLARATGRRGTVGRWGGDEFLVLLPGMDAAAVQHHAESLVRTFQEQPWPHGLNVTVSVGGTQLQTPNTHDADLARADAALYHAKTLGRNCSAVYDQLDEQTRQQLLDGARPAPDLHPA from the coding sequence ATGGGGCTCCCCGACGGCCAGCAGGACCCCAACACCCTGCCGGCCACCATGCACAACAGGGCCGAGTGGTCTGCGTTGCAGGCGGGCTCGGACACCATCCGGCGGCGCATCTACCTGCTGGTGCTGGCCATCGTCATGGTGACCCTGGCCACGTCCGTCGCCACGCGCCAGCCATCGGGCATTCCGGAGTTTTTCGTTCAGGTGCTGATTCCGCCGCTGCTCGTGCTGTTTGGTGGCCTGATGGCATGGCTGCTGCTGGGCCGCCCGCTGCGAACAGCCGAAACGGTGATGGTCTGGGTGGCGGGTCTGGCCTCACTGGCCAATGTCACCGCTTTTTCGGTGGGCCAGCAGCCCGCGACGTACTACCTGAATTCCGGACCTTACCTGAGCGTGCTGGTCGCGTTTACCTTTCTGCTGCTGGTCCACACCCGGCCCCGCGCCGGCCAGCTGGCGCTGGGGCTGCTGGCCGTGTCGCTGGCGTTGCCCTGGATGTTCCGGGGCGGTTCCCCTGTGCTCAGCGAATCCCTGGCCCTGCTGCGGTTGCAGATGAACATCACCGCCACCGCCCTGATGATCTACCTGCTGTCGTGGTACCGCACCCAGCACCTGTCCTCGTTGCAGCGTCAGCAGCTGCTGGCGGCCCTGGCGTATTCGGACCCGCTCACGGGCCTGCCCAACCGGCGCGGCCTGATGCTGGAGGCCGCCGGGGACCGCTGGCCAGGGGGCCAGCCGAACGCGCTGCTGCTGGTGGACGTCGATCATTTCAAGGTCATCAACGACCGCCATGGCCACGCGGTCGGAGACGCCGTGCTGGTCACGGCCGCTGGCCTCCTGGCGCGGGCCACCGGTCGCCGGGGCACTGTGGGCCGCTGGGGCGGTGACGAGTTCCTGGTCCTGTTGCCCGGCATGGACGCGGCGGCCGTCCAGCACCACGCCGAGAGTCTGGTCCGCACCTTTCAGGAGCAGCCGTGGCCGCATGGCCTGAACGTCACGGTCAGCGTGGGGGGCACCCAGCTCCAGACCCCCAATACCCACGACGCCGATCTGGCGCGGGCCGACGCTGCCCTGTACCACGCCAAGACGCTGGGGCGTAACTGCAGCGCCGTCTATGACCAGCTTGACGAGCAGACCCGGCAGCAACTGCTGGACGGCGCACGACCAGCCCCGGACCTTCACCCCGCCTGA
- a CDS encoding ankyrin repeat domain-containing protein → MSADADPHAQPQPMPAAEPTDAEVLDILQSAFEAARNGDADFLTTWLERGLPPNLQNTRGDTLLMLAAYHSHTEAVRTLLDHGADPDILNDQGQTPLMGAAFRGDQATAELLVERGAGLDVAAPGGKTALMMAAMFNRTEMLNWLLELGADPSLRDAGGASAADAARVMGASDAAARLDAVMAARGGDAASE, encoded by the coding sequence ATGTCCGCCGACGCCGATCCGCACGCCCAGCCTCAACCCATGCCGGCCGCCGAACCCACCGATGCCGAGGTGCTGGACATCCTGCAGTCGGCCTTTGAGGCGGCGCGCAACGGGGACGCCGACTTCCTGACCACGTGGCTGGAGCGCGGTCTGCCGCCCAACTTGCAGAACACGCGCGGCGACACGCTGCTGATGCTGGCCGCGTACCACAGCCACACTGAAGCGGTTCGCACGCTGCTGGACCACGGGGCCGACCCCGACATCCTGAACGATCAGGGGCAGACCCCGCTGATGGGCGCGGCCTTTCGGGGCGATCAGGCCACCGCTGAACTGCTCGTCGAGCGCGGCGCGGGGCTGGACGTGGCCGCCCCCGGCGGCAAGACGGCGCTGATGATGGCCGCCATGTTTAATCGCACCGAGATGCTGAACTGGCTGCTGGAACTGGGGGCCGATCCCAGCCTGCGTGACGCGGGCGGGGCCTCGGCCGCCGACGCGGCCCGCGTGATGGGTGCCTCCGACGCAGCGGCGCGCTTGGACGCCGTGATGGCCGCCAGGGGAGGAGACGCCGCCTCTGAGTAG